Proteins encoded in a region of the Odocoileus virginianus isolate 20LAN1187 ecotype Illinois chromosome 9, Ovbor_1.2, whole genome shotgun sequence genome:
- the ADAM33 gene encoding disintegrin and metalloproteinase domain-containing protein 33 isoform X4, whose translation MRPGSPGARGSPTLGLLLLLGLPWPVWGTGEFQGNTLGKPVILHWSLDGRPQRMVTLEEPVPKLEVRLVALEAEGQELLLELEKNHRLLAPGYTETHYSPDGWPVVLFPNHKPWLRFGAGSFALQDHCHYHGHVRGFPDSWVVLSICSGMRGLITLSSNASYYVHPWPAGDSKDFLTHRIFRVEQMFSAKGACGHGDPRDKRDMTDLSCATQIRERRESFQSPRYLELYLVADHTLFLTQHRNLNHVKQRLLEVANYVDQILRTLDIQVVLTGLEVWTEQDQSRVTPDANATLWAFLQWRRGLWARRPHDSAQLLTGQAFRGATVGLAPVEGMCLAESSGGVTTDHSEFSMGAAATMAHEIGHSLGLSHDPHGCCAEAAVEQGGCVMAAATGHPFPRVFSACSRRQLRAFFRKGGGACLSNAPDSGLLVPQARCGNGFVEKGEECDCGAGQECPGSCCLAHNCSLRAGAQCTHGGCCAHCLVRLKPAGTPCRPAAGDCDLPEFCTGASPYCPPDVYLLDGSPCARGRGYCRDGACPTLEQQCQQLWGPGSRPAPEACFQVVNSAGDAQGNCGQQGDGSFVPCAQRDAQCGKLQCQGGEQSALVPHAVPVDSTVHLGSREVTCRGASVQPGAQLDLPDLGLVEAGTQCGPRMVCQERRCQNTTFQELELCLMTCHGRGVCNSNRNCHCAPGWAPPSCDKPGLGGSVDSGPVRPQNRDTFTLAVILSSVLPLLPGAGLAWCCCRQPGLCLQQRFWGSRRDLMCRGSKDGPRRGHLLGSIHPMELGLTAPREPQPLDLENSARTQQPP comes from the exons ATGCGTCCGGGGTCTCCGGGAGCTCGAGGGTCCCCCACgttggggctgctgctgctactgggACTACCGTGGCCGGTGTGGGGGACGGGGGAGTTTCAAG GAAACACCCTTGGAAAGCCAGTCATTCTGCACTGGAGCCTAGATGGACGACCCCAGCGCATGGTCACCCTGGAGGAACCG GTCCCAAAGCTAGAAGTGAGGCTGGTGGCCTTGGAGGCTGAAGGTCAGGAGCTCCTGCTAGAGCTGGAGAAGAATCA CAGGCTGCTGGCCCCAGGATACACAGAAACCCACTACAGCCCAGATGGGTGGCCAGTAGTGCTGTTCCCCAACCACAAG CCCTGGCTGAGATTTGGGGCTGGGTCCTTTGCTCTCCAGGATCACTGCCACTACCATGGGCATGTGAGGGGCTTCCCGGACTCCTGGGTGGTCCTCAGCATCTGCTCTGGGATGAG GGGCCTGATCACACTCAGCAGCAATGCCAGCTATTATGTGCATCCCTGGCCAGCTGGGGACTCCAAGGACTTCTTGACCCATAGGATCTTCCGGGTGGAGCAGATGTTCAGCGCGAAAGGAGCCTGTGGCCATGGGGACCCAAGGGACAAAAGGGACATGACCGACCTTTCGTGTGCCACCCAGATCAGG gaGAGGCGGGAGTCCTTCCAAAGTCCGAGGTACCTGGAGCTGTACCTAGTGGCCGACCACACCCTG TTTTTGACTCAGCATCGGAACTTGAACCACGTCAAGCAGCGTCTTCTGGAGGTGGCCAATTATGTGGATCAG ATTCTCAGGACTTTGGACATTCAGGTGGTGCTGACTGGCCTGGAAGTGTGGACCGAGCAGGACCAGAGCCGCGTCACGCCAGACGCGAATGCCACGCTCTGGGCCTTCCTGCAGTGGCGCCGGGGGCTGTGGGCGCGGCGGCCACATGACTCCGCTCAGCTGCTCAC GGGCCAAGCTTTCCGCGGCGCCACAGTGGGCCTGGCGCCCGTCGAGGGCATGTGCCTCGCGGAGAGCTCTGGAGGCGTGACCACC GACCACTCGGAATTCTCCATGGGTGCTGCGGCCACCATGGCCCACGAGATAGGCCACAGCCTCGGCCTCAGCCACGACCCCCACGGCTGCTGCGCGGAGGCAGCGGTGGAGCAGGGCGGCTGCGTGATGGCGGCGGCTACTGG GCACCCGTTCCCGCGCGTGTTTAGCGCTTGCAGCCGCCGCCAGCTGCGCGCCTTCTTCCGAAAGGGAGGGGGCGCTTGCCTCTCCAACGCGCCGGACTCCGGGCTCCTGGTGCCGCAGGCGCGCTGCGGGAACGGCTTTGTAGAAAAGGGCGAGGAGTGCGATTGCGGCGCCGGCCAG GAGTGCCCCGGCTCCTGCTGCCTTGCCCACAACTGCTCGCTGCGTGCGGGGGCCCAGTGCACCCACGGCGGCTGCTGCGCACACTGCCTGGTGAGG CTGAAGCCGGCGGGCACGCCATGCCGCCCGGCTGCGGGCGACTGTGACCTCCCTGAATTCTGCACCGGAGCCTCCCCTTATTGCCCGCCGGACGTTTACCTACTGGACGGCTCGCCCTGCGCCAGAGGCCGCGGCTACTGCCGGGACGGCGCGTGTCCCACGCTGGAGCAGCAGTGCCAGCAGCTCTGGGGGCCTG GCTCGCGTCCAGCCCCGGAGGCTTGCTTCCAGGTCGTGAACTCCGCGGGAGACGCCCAGGGGAACTGCGGCCAGCAGGGAGACGGCAGCTTCGTACCCTGTGCGCAGAG GGATGCGCAGTGTGGGAAACTGCAGTGCCAGGGCGGGGAGCAGAGCGCACTGGTGCCACACGCGGTTCCGGTGGACTCCACCGTACACCTGGGCAGCCGCGAGGTGACTTGCAGGGGAGCTTCCGTGCAGCCCGGAGCCCAGCTAGACCTGCCTGACTTGGGCCTGGTAGAGGCAGGCACCCAGTGTGGACCTAGAATG GTGTGCCAGGAAAGGCGCTGCCAGAACACTACCTTCCAAGAGCTGGAGCTCTGCCTGATGACCTGCCACGGCCGTGGG GTTTGCAATAGTAACCGTAATTGCCACTGTGCTCCAGGCTGGGCTCCGCCTTCCTGTGACAAGCCAGGGTTGGGCGGTAGTGTGGACAGTGGTCCTGTGCGCCCTCAAA ACCGGGACACCTTCACGCTGGCGGTGATCCTTAGCTCTGTGCTCCCTCTGCTCCCCGGGGCTGGCCTGGCCTGGTGCTGCTGCCGGCAGCCAGGACTCTGTCTCCAACAACGCTTCTGGGGCTCAAGGAGGGACCTCATGTGCAGGGG ATCCAAAGATGGCCCACGCAGAGGCCACCTTCTGGGCAGCATCCACCCAATGGAGTTAGGCCTGACAGCCCCTCGAGAGCCCCAGCCCTTGG ACCTTGAGAACTCTGCTAGAACCCAACAGCCACCTTGA
- the ADAM33 gene encoding disintegrin and metalloproteinase domain-containing protein 33 isoform X3, giving the protein MRPGSPGARGSPTLGLLLLLGLPWPVWGTGEFQGNTLGKPVILHWSLDGRPQRMVTLEEPVPKLEVRLVALEAEGQELLLELEKNHRLLAPGYTETHYSPDGWPVVLFPNHKPWLRFGAGSFALQDHCHYHGHVRGFPDSWVVLSICSGMRGLITLSSNASYYVHPWPAGDSKDFLTHRIFRVEQMFSAKGACGHGDPRDKRDMTDLSCATQIRERRESFQSPRYLELYLVADHTLFLTQHRNLNHVKQRLLEVANYVDQILRTLDIQVVLTGLEVWTEQDQSRVTPDANATLWAFLQWRRGLWARRPHDSAQLLTGQAFRGATVGLAPVEGMCLAESSGGVTTDHSEFSMGAAATMAHEIGHSLGLSHDPHGCCAEAAVEQGGCVMAAATGHPFPRVFSACSRRQLRAFFRKGGGACLSNAPDSGLLVPQARCGNGFVEKGEECDCGAGQECPGSCCLAHNCSLRAGAQCTHGGCCAHCLLKPAGTPCRPAAGDCDLPEFCTGASPYCPPDVYLLDGSPCARGRGYCRDGACPTLEQQCQQLWGPGSRPAPEACFQVVNSAGDAQGNCGQQGDGSFVPCAQRDAQCGKLQCQGGEQSALVPHAVPVDSTVHLGSREVTCRGASVQPGAQLDLPDLGLVEAGTQCGPRMCPHCPQVCQERRCQNTTFQELELCLMTCHGRGVCNSNRNCHCAPGWAPPSCDKPGLGGSVDSGPVRPQNRDTFTLAVILSSVLPLLPGAGLAWCCCRQPGLCLQQRFWGSRRDLMCRGSKDGPRRGHLLGSIHPMELGLTAPREPQPLDLENSARTQQPP; this is encoded by the exons ATGCGTCCGGGGTCTCCGGGAGCTCGAGGGTCCCCCACgttggggctgctgctgctactgggACTACCGTGGCCGGTGTGGGGGACGGGGGAGTTTCAAG GAAACACCCTTGGAAAGCCAGTCATTCTGCACTGGAGCCTAGATGGACGACCCCAGCGCATGGTCACCCTGGAGGAACCG GTCCCAAAGCTAGAAGTGAGGCTGGTGGCCTTGGAGGCTGAAGGTCAGGAGCTCCTGCTAGAGCTGGAGAAGAATCA CAGGCTGCTGGCCCCAGGATACACAGAAACCCACTACAGCCCAGATGGGTGGCCAGTAGTGCTGTTCCCCAACCACAAG CCCTGGCTGAGATTTGGGGCTGGGTCCTTTGCTCTCCAGGATCACTGCCACTACCATGGGCATGTGAGGGGCTTCCCGGACTCCTGGGTGGTCCTCAGCATCTGCTCTGGGATGAG GGGCCTGATCACACTCAGCAGCAATGCCAGCTATTATGTGCATCCCTGGCCAGCTGGGGACTCCAAGGACTTCTTGACCCATAGGATCTTCCGGGTGGAGCAGATGTTCAGCGCGAAAGGAGCCTGTGGCCATGGGGACCCAAGGGACAAAAGGGACATGACCGACCTTTCGTGTGCCACCCAGATCAGG gaGAGGCGGGAGTCCTTCCAAAGTCCGAGGTACCTGGAGCTGTACCTAGTGGCCGACCACACCCTG TTTTTGACTCAGCATCGGAACTTGAACCACGTCAAGCAGCGTCTTCTGGAGGTGGCCAATTATGTGGATCAG ATTCTCAGGACTTTGGACATTCAGGTGGTGCTGACTGGCCTGGAAGTGTGGACCGAGCAGGACCAGAGCCGCGTCACGCCAGACGCGAATGCCACGCTCTGGGCCTTCCTGCAGTGGCGCCGGGGGCTGTGGGCGCGGCGGCCACATGACTCCGCTCAGCTGCTCAC GGGCCAAGCTTTCCGCGGCGCCACAGTGGGCCTGGCGCCCGTCGAGGGCATGTGCCTCGCGGAGAGCTCTGGAGGCGTGACCACC GACCACTCGGAATTCTCCATGGGTGCTGCGGCCACCATGGCCCACGAGATAGGCCACAGCCTCGGCCTCAGCCACGACCCCCACGGCTGCTGCGCGGAGGCAGCGGTGGAGCAGGGCGGCTGCGTGATGGCGGCGGCTACTGG GCACCCGTTCCCGCGCGTGTTTAGCGCTTGCAGCCGCCGCCAGCTGCGCGCCTTCTTCCGAAAGGGAGGGGGCGCTTGCCTCTCCAACGCGCCGGACTCCGGGCTCCTGGTGCCGCAGGCGCGCTGCGGGAACGGCTTTGTAGAAAAGGGCGAGGAGTGCGATTGCGGCGCCGGCCAG GAGTGCCCCGGCTCCTGCTGCCTTGCCCACAACTGCTCGCTGCGTGCGGGGGCCCAGTGCACCCACGGCGGCTGCTGCGCACACTGCCTG CTGAAGCCGGCGGGCACGCCATGCCGCCCGGCTGCGGGCGACTGTGACCTCCCTGAATTCTGCACCGGAGCCTCCCCTTATTGCCCGCCGGACGTTTACCTACTGGACGGCTCGCCCTGCGCCAGAGGCCGCGGCTACTGCCGGGACGGCGCGTGTCCCACGCTGGAGCAGCAGTGCCAGCAGCTCTGGGGGCCTG GCTCGCGTCCAGCCCCGGAGGCTTGCTTCCAGGTCGTGAACTCCGCGGGAGACGCCCAGGGGAACTGCGGCCAGCAGGGAGACGGCAGCTTCGTACCCTGTGCGCAGAG GGATGCGCAGTGTGGGAAACTGCAGTGCCAGGGCGGGGAGCAGAGCGCACTGGTGCCACACGCGGTTCCGGTGGACTCCACCGTACACCTGGGCAGCCGCGAGGTGACTTGCAGGGGAGCTTCCGTGCAGCCCGGAGCCCAGCTAGACCTGCCTGACTTGGGCCTGGTAGAGGCAGGCACCCAGTGTGGACCTAGAATG TGCCCTCACTGCCCACAGGTGTGCCAGGAAAGGCGCTGCCAGAACACTACCTTCCAAGAGCTGGAGCTCTGCCTGATGACCTGCCACGGCCGTGGG GTTTGCAATAGTAACCGTAATTGCCACTGTGCTCCAGGCTGGGCTCCGCCTTCCTGTGACAAGCCAGGGTTGGGCGGTAGTGTGGACAGTGGTCCTGTGCGCCCTCAAA ACCGGGACACCTTCACGCTGGCGGTGATCCTTAGCTCTGTGCTCCCTCTGCTCCCCGGGGCTGGCCTGGCCTGGTGCTGCTGCCGGCAGCCAGGACTCTGTCTCCAACAACGCTTCTGGGGCTCAAGGAGGGACCTCATGTGCAGGGG ATCCAAAGATGGCCCACGCAGAGGCCACCTTCTGGGCAGCATCCACCCAATGGAGTTAGGCCTGACAGCCCCTCGAGAGCCCCAGCCCTTGG ACCTTGAGAACTCTGCTAGAACCCAACAGCCACCTTGA
- the ADAM33 gene encoding disintegrin and metalloproteinase domain-containing protein 33 isoform X9, translating to MRPGSPGARGSPTLGLLLLLGLPWPVWGTGEFQGNTLGKPVILHWSLDGRPQRMVTLEEPVPKLEVRLVALEAEGQELLLELEKNHRLLAPGYTETHYSPDGWPVVLFPNHKDHCHYHGHVRGFPDSWVVLSICSGMRGLITLSSNASYYVHPWPAGDSKDFLTHRIFRVEQMFSAKGACGHGDPRDKRDMTDLSCATQIRERRESFQSPRYLELYLVADHTLFLTQHRNLNHVKQRLLEVANYVDQILRTLDIQVVLTGLEVWTEQDQSRVTPDANATLWAFLQWRRGLWARRPHDSAQLLTGQAFRGATVGLAPVEGMCLAESSGGVTTDHSEFSMGAAATMAHEIGHSLGLSHDPHGCCAEAAVEQGGCVMAAATGHPFPRVFSACSRRQLRAFFRKGGGACLSNAPDSGLLVPQARCGNGFVEKGEECDCGAGQECPGSCCLAHNCSLRAGAQCTHGGCCAHCLLKPAGTPCRPAAGDCDLPEFCTGASPYCPPDVYLLDGSPCARGRGYCRDGACPTLEQQCQQLWGPGSRPAPEACFQVVNSAGDAQGNCGQQGDGSFVPCAQRDAQCGKLQCQGGEQSALVPHAVPVDSTVHLGSREVTCRGASVQPGAQLDLPDLGLVEAGTQCGPRMVCQERRCQNTTFQELELCLMTCHGRGVCNSNRNCHCAPGWAPPSCDKPGLGGSVDSGPVRPQNRDTFTLAVILSSVLPLLPGAGLAWCCCRQPGLCLQQRFWGSRRDLMCRGSKDGPRRGHLLGSIHPMELGLTAPREPQPLDLENSARTQQPP from the exons ATGCGTCCGGGGTCTCCGGGAGCTCGAGGGTCCCCCACgttggggctgctgctgctactgggACTACCGTGGCCGGTGTGGGGGACGGGGGAGTTTCAAG GAAACACCCTTGGAAAGCCAGTCATTCTGCACTGGAGCCTAGATGGACGACCCCAGCGCATGGTCACCCTGGAGGAACCG GTCCCAAAGCTAGAAGTGAGGCTGGTGGCCTTGGAGGCTGAAGGTCAGGAGCTCCTGCTAGAGCTGGAGAAGAATCA CAGGCTGCTGGCCCCAGGATACACAGAAACCCACTACAGCCCAGATGGGTGGCCAGTAGTGCTGTTCCCCAACCACAAG GATCACTGCCACTACCATGGGCATGTGAGGGGCTTCCCGGACTCCTGGGTGGTCCTCAGCATCTGCTCTGGGATGAG GGGCCTGATCACACTCAGCAGCAATGCCAGCTATTATGTGCATCCCTGGCCAGCTGGGGACTCCAAGGACTTCTTGACCCATAGGATCTTCCGGGTGGAGCAGATGTTCAGCGCGAAAGGAGCCTGTGGCCATGGGGACCCAAGGGACAAAAGGGACATGACCGACCTTTCGTGTGCCACCCAGATCAGG gaGAGGCGGGAGTCCTTCCAAAGTCCGAGGTACCTGGAGCTGTACCTAGTGGCCGACCACACCCTG TTTTTGACTCAGCATCGGAACTTGAACCACGTCAAGCAGCGTCTTCTGGAGGTGGCCAATTATGTGGATCAG ATTCTCAGGACTTTGGACATTCAGGTGGTGCTGACTGGCCTGGAAGTGTGGACCGAGCAGGACCAGAGCCGCGTCACGCCAGACGCGAATGCCACGCTCTGGGCCTTCCTGCAGTGGCGCCGGGGGCTGTGGGCGCGGCGGCCACATGACTCCGCTCAGCTGCTCAC GGGCCAAGCTTTCCGCGGCGCCACAGTGGGCCTGGCGCCCGTCGAGGGCATGTGCCTCGCGGAGAGCTCTGGAGGCGTGACCACC GACCACTCGGAATTCTCCATGGGTGCTGCGGCCACCATGGCCCACGAGATAGGCCACAGCCTCGGCCTCAGCCACGACCCCCACGGCTGCTGCGCGGAGGCAGCGGTGGAGCAGGGCGGCTGCGTGATGGCGGCGGCTACTGG GCACCCGTTCCCGCGCGTGTTTAGCGCTTGCAGCCGCCGCCAGCTGCGCGCCTTCTTCCGAAAGGGAGGGGGCGCTTGCCTCTCCAACGCGCCGGACTCCGGGCTCCTGGTGCCGCAGGCGCGCTGCGGGAACGGCTTTGTAGAAAAGGGCGAGGAGTGCGATTGCGGCGCCGGCCAG GAGTGCCCCGGCTCCTGCTGCCTTGCCCACAACTGCTCGCTGCGTGCGGGGGCCCAGTGCACCCACGGCGGCTGCTGCGCACACTGCCTG CTGAAGCCGGCGGGCACGCCATGCCGCCCGGCTGCGGGCGACTGTGACCTCCCTGAATTCTGCACCGGAGCCTCCCCTTATTGCCCGCCGGACGTTTACCTACTGGACGGCTCGCCCTGCGCCAGAGGCCGCGGCTACTGCCGGGACGGCGCGTGTCCCACGCTGGAGCAGCAGTGCCAGCAGCTCTGGGGGCCTG GCTCGCGTCCAGCCCCGGAGGCTTGCTTCCAGGTCGTGAACTCCGCGGGAGACGCCCAGGGGAACTGCGGCCAGCAGGGAGACGGCAGCTTCGTACCCTGTGCGCAGAG GGATGCGCAGTGTGGGAAACTGCAGTGCCAGGGCGGGGAGCAGAGCGCACTGGTGCCACACGCGGTTCCGGTGGACTCCACCGTACACCTGGGCAGCCGCGAGGTGACTTGCAGGGGAGCTTCCGTGCAGCCCGGAGCCCAGCTAGACCTGCCTGACTTGGGCCTGGTAGAGGCAGGCACCCAGTGTGGACCTAGAATG GTGTGCCAGGAAAGGCGCTGCCAGAACACTACCTTCCAAGAGCTGGAGCTCTGCCTGATGACCTGCCACGGCCGTGGG GTTTGCAATAGTAACCGTAATTGCCACTGTGCTCCAGGCTGGGCTCCGCCTTCCTGTGACAAGCCAGGGTTGGGCGGTAGTGTGGACAGTGGTCCTGTGCGCCCTCAAA ACCGGGACACCTTCACGCTGGCGGTGATCCTTAGCTCTGTGCTCCCTCTGCTCCCCGGGGCTGGCCTGGCCTGGTGCTGCTGCCGGCAGCCAGGACTCTGTCTCCAACAACGCTTCTGGGGCTCAAGGAGGGACCTCATGTGCAGGGG ATCCAAAGATGGCCCACGCAGAGGCCACCTTCTGGGCAGCATCCACCCAATGGAGTTAGGCCTGACAGCCCCTCGAGAGCCCCAGCCCTTGG ACCTTGAGAACTCTGCTAGAACCCAACAGCCACCTTGA
- the ADAM33 gene encoding disintegrin and metalloproteinase domain-containing protein 33 isoform X7, translating into MRPGSPGARGSPTLGLLLLLGLPWPVWGTGEFQGNTLGKPVILHWSLDGRPQRMVTLEEPVPKLEVRLVALEAEGQELLLELEKNQLLAPGYTETHYSPDGWPVVLFPNHKDHCHYHGHVRGFPDSWVVLSICSGMRGLITLSSNASYYVHPWPAGDSKDFLTHRIFRVEQMFSAKGACGHGDPRDKRDMTDLSCATQIRERRESFQSPRYLELYLVADHTLFLTQHRNLNHVKQRLLEVANYVDQILRTLDIQVVLTGLEVWTEQDQSRVTPDANATLWAFLQWRRGLWARRPHDSAQLLTGQAFRGATVGLAPVEGMCLAESSGGVTTDHSEFSMGAAATMAHEIGHSLGLSHDPHGCCAEAAVEQGGCVMAAATGHPFPRVFSACSRRQLRAFFRKGGGACLSNAPDSGLLVPQARCGNGFVEKGEECDCGAGQECPGSCCLAHNCSLRAGAQCTHGGCCAHCLVRLKPAGTPCRPAAGDCDLPEFCTGASPYCPPDVYLLDGSPCARGRGYCRDGACPTLEQQCQQLWGPGSRPAPEACFQVVNSAGDAQGNCGQQGDGSFVPCAQRDAQCGKLQCQGGEQSALVPHAVPVDSTVHLGSREVTCRGASVQPGAQLDLPDLGLVEAGTQCGPRMCPHCPQVCQERRCQNTTFQELELCLMTCHGRGVCNSNRNCHCAPGWAPPSCDKPGLGGSVDSGPVRPQNRDTFTLAVILSSVLPLLPGAGLAWCCCRQPGLCLQQRFWGSRRDLMCRGSKDGPRRGHLLGSIHPMELGLTAPREPQPLDLENSARTQQPP; encoded by the exons ATGCGTCCGGGGTCTCCGGGAGCTCGAGGGTCCCCCACgttggggctgctgctgctactgggACTACCGTGGCCGGTGTGGGGGACGGGGGAGTTTCAAG GAAACACCCTTGGAAAGCCAGTCATTCTGCACTGGAGCCTAGATGGACGACCCCAGCGCATGGTCACCCTGGAGGAACCG GTCCCAAAGCTAGAAGTGAGGCTGGTGGCCTTGGAGGCTGAAGGTCAGGAGCTCCTGCTAGAGCTGGAGAAGAATCA GCTGCTGGCCCCAGGATACACAGAAACCCACTACAGCCCAGATGGGTGGCCAGTAGTGCTGTTCCCCAACCACAAG GATCACTGCCACTACCATGGGCATGTGAGGGGCTTCCCGGACTCCTGGGTGGTCCTCAGCATCTGCTCTGGGATGAG GGGCCTGATCACACTCAGCAGCAATGCCAGCTATTATGTGCATCCCTGGCCAGCTGGGGACTCCAAGGACTTCTTGACCCATAGGATCTTCCGGGTGGAGCAGATGTTCAGCGCGAAAGGAGCCTGTGGCCATGGGGACCCAAGGGACAAAAGGGACATGACCGACCTTTCGTGTGCCACCCAGATCAGG gaGAGGCGGGAGTCCTTCCAAAGTCCGAGGTACCTGGAGCTGTACCTAGTGGCCGACCACACCCTG TTTTTGACTCAGCATCGGAACTTGAACCACGTCAAGCAGCGTCTTCTGGAGGTGGCCAATTATGTGGATCAG ATTCTCAGGACTTTGGACATTCAGGTGGTGCTGACTGGCCTGGAAGTGTGGACCGAGCAGGACCAGAGCCGCGTCACGCCAGACGCGAATGCCACGCTCTGGGCCTTCCTGCAGTGGCGCCGGGGGCTGTGGGCGCGGCGGCCACATGACTCCGCTCAGCTGCTCAC GGGCCAAGCTTTCCGCGGCGCCACAGTGGGCCTGGCGCCCGTCGAGGGCATGTGCCTCGCGGAGAGCTCTGGAGGCGTGACCACC GACCACTCGGAATTCTCCATGGGTGCTGCGGCCACCATGGCCCACGAGATAGGCCACAGCCTCGGCCTCAGCCACGACCCCCACGGCTGCTGCGCGGAGGCAGCGGTGGAGCAGGGCGGCTGCGTGATGGCGGCGGCTACTGG GCACCCGTTCCCGCGCGTGTTTAGCGCTTGCAGCCGCCGCCAGCTGCGCGCCTTCTTCCGAAAGGGAGGGGGCGCTTGCCTCTCCAACGCGCCGGACTCCGGGCTCCTGGTGCCGCAGGCGCGCTGCGGGAACGGCTTTGTAGAAAAGGGCGAGGAGTGCGATTGCGGCGCCGGCCAG GAGTGCCCCGGCTCCTGCTGCCTTGCCCACAACTGCTCGCTGCGTGCGGGGGCCCAGTGCACCCACGGCGGCTGCTGCGCACACTGCCTGGTGAGG CTGAAGCCGGCGGGCACGCCATGCCGCCCGGCTGCGGGCGACTGTGACCTCCCTGAATTCTGCACCGGAGCCTCCCCTTATTGCCCGCCGGACGTTTACCTACTGGACGGCTCGCCCTGCGCCAGAGGCCGCGGCTACTGCCGGGACGGCGCGTGTCCCACGCTGGAGCAGCAGTGCCAGCAGCTCTGGGGGCCTG GCTCGCGTCCAGCCCCGGAGGCTTGCTTCCAGGTCGTGAACTCCGCGGGAGACGCCCAGGGGAACTGCGGCCAGCAGGGAGACGGCAGCTTCGTACCCTGTGCGCAGAG GGATGCGCAGTGTGGGAAACTGCAGTGCCAGGGCGGGGAGCAGAGCGCACTGGTGCCACACGCGGTTCCGGTGGACTCCACCGTACACCTGGGCAGCCGCGAGGTGACTTGCAGGGGAGCTTCCGTGCAGCCCGGAGCCCAGCTAGACCTGCCTGACTTGGGCCTGGTAGAGGCAGGCACCCAGTGTGGACCTAGAATG TGCCCTCACTGCCCACAGGTGTGCCAGGAAAGGCGCTGCCAGAACACTACCTTCCAAGAGCTGGAGCTCTGCCTGATGACCTGCCACGGCCGTGGG GTTTGCAATAGTAACCGTAATTGCCACTGTGCTCCAGGCTGGGCTCCGCCTTCCTGTGACAAGCCAGGGTTGGGCGGTAGTGTGGACAGTGGTCCTGTGCGCCCTCAAA ACCGGGACACCTTCACGCTGGCGGTGATCCTTAGCTCTGTGCTCCCTCTGCTCCCCGGGGCTGGCCTGGCCTGGTGCTGCTGCCGGCAGCCAGGACTCTGTCTCCAACAACGCTTCTGGGGCTCAAGGAGGGACCTCATGTGCAGGGG ATCCAAAGATGGCCCACGCAGAGGCCACCTTCTGGGCAGCATCCACCCAATGGAGTTAGGCCTGACAGCCCCTCGAGAGCCCCAGCCCTTGG ACCTTGAGAACTCTGCTAGAACCCAACAGCCACCTTGA